TTTGGTACATATATTTACATCATTTATTATGTTATTTTTTGTTATTTTAAACTAATATATTCAGTACTTGAATGATTTTTTTAAAAAGTATTAAAATATTATAATTATTAAATATATACATTCTATGAATATTAAATGATTTAGTTTTTAGTAAAGAATTTAATGTTTGTTTCCTAGTTGTTCATAACAGAAATAAATAGTTTAGGTGGATATTTGATGAATCATTTAATTTTGTGGGGTTAGGAGAAGAGCTTAAAAGTCTAGGGGGATTGGCCGTGGGTTTAAGTAGTTTGGGGGGGGAGGCGTACAGAAGTCAACCCTAATTTCTTTCATAAACTCCCAAACTGTTTACGGTTTCCCTCTCTAAGGCTGAAGAATCTGAAAAGGACGAATCTCAGACACAATCTCAGGGATCTTCTCTACGAGTCTCTTCTCCGATAACAACCCTTTCCGGCGAAAGAAAAAATGCTGAGAAACCAACTTTAGTAAGTTCGGTGAGGTTGAGTCCGTGAGTTCGGTGAGGTTGAGTCCGTGAGGACACGCTCTGTGCCCATTGTTGATGTGAGTTTCAGAAATTTCTTAAACTAATTAAGGTTAGAGTTTGTGTGTTTTAAGCAGCTTTTGGTTTTGATTTGATTTAGTCGAAGAGGAGGAGGAAATGAGCTATAACGTTGAAGCAATTCAATGATAAAAGCTTCAAGGTCTGTGCTTTAAAAGTTAAAACCCTTTCATTCTAGTCTTTGTAGTTTATGCGAAGGAGAATTCTGATGTCAAAATGTTCACAAAAGTGCAGTGTTAATGCTTATGTTGTGTTCGAAACAGAGGAAGCTGCTGAAGCGTCTCTGGCACATAACATGTCTCTGGTAATATAACAGTTTTCTCCCTTTTTTTCTCTGTGGTTGAGTCTCTAAAGGTGTTATGTGTATTCAGATTGCTGGGAATCATATCCATGTTGATAGAGCATGTCCGCCTCGTAAGAAGCTGAAAGGTCAGGATGACCATTTGTACGATTCGAAGAGGACTGTCTTTTGGGTAATCTCCCTTTCGACGTAAAGGTTAGTCTAACCTGGTTATCTTGAAGGTCAGTAGTACTAATCTCAGGGCTCTCTTGTTCCATTGTGATTAACATAATTTCATATTCTTAGTTTGTTTTGTTTATTTCTAATGCAGGATGAGGAGGTGTATCAGTTGTTTACTGGTAAGAGTAATCTGGAGAACAATGTGGAAGCTGTTCGTGTTATCAGAGATCCTCATTTGAACATTGGGAAAGGCATCTTGTTTTAAACAAAGGTACTTGAGTAAAAACTTTTGGGTCTCCCAAGGTTTAGAGATAACTAATTTGATCCGATTTATCCTTTTATTCGCTTTACGAAGCTGCAAATCTGGTACTCAAGAAAGGATATTTGAAGCTTAGCGACAGAGATCTAGGTATCGTATCTCTCGAGTCAAAGCTGATGCAACACCATCAAAGAGAAAGACCAATCCTTCTGACGCTTACTCTCCAGCTCAGAAAAGAGACAAAGTCGTCATACCAGTTGCGACAGAGAAGGCTAATCTTTCGTATCAAGGTGTAAGTAAGAGCTTCAAAATCCGCTGATGACAAGAAGAAGCCTTATCAGAAAAGTCCTGCACAATCTAAGATGAGACCTAGAAGTAGCAGCAGCAGCAGCAATGAAGGCAACAAAGCTGGTAGTAGTAGTAATAATAGTGCTGTGTCAGAAGCGACCAAGCTGTTGCTGCAAGGAAATTGAAAGCAAACACGAAAGGCTCATGGTGGTACGGGATTTGCAGGGAGTAAGCGTAAACAAGAAAGCAGAACACCTGATAGCTTCTCCAAGAAGAAGAAACCAAAACGGGGTTAGGTGGTTCTGTTTCAAACCAACCTTTTTCTTTGTTCTTAGCTTTGATACTTTTCGTTTGCAACACTTGTGTTTACTCGCAAGTTTAAAGAAAAGCTATATTCATAGATATCTTTTTAACATGCTTATTTTACACACAGAGAAATTGGCAAGTGTTTATGTGATCAAACTTGACTTGTTAAGCACAGATTTGTAATAAAGAGTTAAAGGTTCTTATAGGATTTTATGTGGTTATTACTTTGAATCAGACACAATCTTCAAAAGCTGCTGCCGAAAATCGTCTGCCAACAAACAAAAAAAATACAAAATGTTTGAGATTCAGGAAATG
This genomic interval from Brassica oleracea var. oleracea cultivar TO1000 chromosome C2, BOL, whole genome shotgun sequence contains the following:
- the LOC106324234 gene encoding LOW QUALITY PROTEIN: nucleolar protein 12 (The sequence of the model RefSeq protein was modified relative to this genomic sequence to represent the inferred CDS: inserted 4 bases in 3 codons; deleted 3 bases in 2 codons; substituted 3 bases at 3 genomic stop codons), whose translation is MGNLWCIQVDASWSEESDWNGLVFILLEDDKLVCLGLESCPKGQSPLHAEKVESDCQQLVNTIWKDEDWLALAPELYGIRVISSSFQVKQVREFGEVESVRTRSVPIVDSKRRRKXAITLKQFNDKSFKCSVNAYVVFETEEAAEASLAHNMSLIAGNHIHVDRACPPRKKLKGQDDHLYDSKRTVFXGNLPFDVKDEEVYQLFTGKSNLENNVEAVRVIRDPHLNIGKGILFXTKEAANLVLKKGYLKLSDRDLYRISRVKADATPSKRKTNPSDAYSPAQKRDKVVIPVATEKANLSYQGXVRASKSADDKKKPYQKSPAQSKMRPRSSSSSSNEGNKAGSSSNNSAVSEATXAVAARKLKANTKGSXGGTGFAGSKRKQESRTPDSFSKKKKPKRG